In the Solibacillus sp. FSL K6-1523 genome, one interval contains:
- a CDS encoding PTS lactose/cellobiose transporter subunit IIA, translated as MEQNEMLQAVMGLIIHSGNTKSECMEALQLAKTGKHSEAKAKMELANKALIEAHHSQTGLLTKEANGEKVELTMLLIHAQDHLMNAITFRDLAIEMIDLYERI; from the coding sequence ATGGAGCAAAATGAAATGTTACAAGCAGTGATGGGATTAATCATTCATAGTGGGAATACGAAAAGTGAATGTATGGAAGCGTTGCAACTTGCTAAAACAGGAAAGCATAGCGAGGCAAAGGCAAAAATGGAACTAGCGAATAAAGCACTAATTGAAGCGCATCATTCGCAAACAGGGCTGCTGACAAAAGAGGCAAATGGGGAAAAAGTAGAACTGACGATGCTGTTAATTCATGCACAAGATCATTTGATGAATGCCATTACATTTAGAGATTTGGCAATTGAAATGATTGACCTTTATGAACGTATTTAA
- a CDS encoding GNAT family N-acetyltransferase, translated as MEIKKVPPSDYEQIYRLRDYSFPSVYEGDKKADFHYWVANSTTLGAYEQNEIIGQLLVLPLNMTVHGVNIPMGGIGFVATYPEHRNKGVMKQLMIKALESMRRQGQLVSVLAPFSVSFYRYFGWELFVDKVHYTVPRTAFPDFGKQLDVVKRFSFSVNDEQLFNDVQQFHNAICAKKNGAMLRDAAWWKRIERRQPTSHFAVVYEQQEVIGYVRYIISNLTFEVQDFIVKNYCAHKALWRFMTAHAASVEKICGVTSVEEQMGFLFQEPQYKRELTRDVMVRIVDVEKFLQQYNWRALEANLYVQITDPFCEWNEALFEINKCGKISKVSEENVRKAHILELTINHLSALLVGYITMERLVYLTNVSCTEEVIRLWEKAIPSQAPTFYEYF; from the coding sequence TTGGAAATCAAAAAAGTACCACCTTCTGATTATGAACAAATTTATCGTTTACGTGATTATAGTTTTCCAAGTGTTTATGAGGGCGACAAAAAAGCGGATTTTCACTATTGGGTAGCAAATAGTACAACGCTCGGTGCATATGAACAAAACGAAATAATCGGTCAATTATTAGTGCTGCCGTTAAATATGACTGTCCACGGTGTAAATATACCGATGGGGGGAATTGGCTTTGTTGCAACGTATCCGGAGCATCGGAATAAAGGCGTAATGAAACAATTAATGATAAAAGCATTAGAAAGTATGCGCAGGCAAGGGCAACTAGTTTCAGTGTTAGCACCATTTTCAGTTTCTTTCTATCGTTATTTTGGCTGGGAACTTTTTGTTGATAAAGTGCACTATACAGTTCCACGCACCGCATTTCCGGACTTTGGCAAACAGCTAGATGTCGTCAAACGTTTTAGTTTTTCAGTAAATGATGAACAGCTTTTTAACGATGTACAACAATTTCATAATGCAATATGCGCGAAGAAAAATGGTGCGATGTTGCGTGATGCAGCGTGGTGGAAACGAATTGAACGACGCCAACCAACAAGTCATTTTGCCGTTGTTTATGAACAGCAAGAAGTAATCGGCTATGTTCGCTATATAATCAGTAATTTAACATTTGAAGTGCAAGACTTTATTGTAAAAAATTATTGTGCACATAAGGCTTTATGGCGTTTTATGACCGCTCATGCAGCAAGTGTAGAAAAAATATGTGGTGTTACTTCTGTCGAGGAACAGATGGGCTTCCTATTCCAAGAACCTCAATATAAACGTGAACTGACGCGTGATGTCATGGTTCGAATTGTCGATGTAGAGAAATTTTTGCAGCAATACAATTGGCGAGCGCTTGAAGCAAATTTATATGTGCAAATTACTGATCCGTTTTGTGAATGGAATGAAGCACTTTTTGAAATAAATAAATGTGGAAAAATTTCGAAAGTGAGTGAAGAAAATGTGCGGAAGGCGCATATATTGGAGCTAACAATTAATCATTTGTCTGCATTATTAGTTGGGTATATTACGATGGAACGTTTAGTATATTTAACAAATGTTTCTTGTACAGAGGAAGTTATTCGGCTTTGGGAAAAAGCGATTCCGTCCCAGGCACCTACATTTTACGAATATTTTTGA
- a CDS encoding PTS sugar transporter subunit IIB: MKNIMLVCVAGMSTSLLVSKMQKVAQEKNVEAHIFAVAENEVDKVLASEEVHVLLLGPQVRYLKSTFETKYKDYNIPIDTIAMVDYGMMNGDKVLDHALQLIG, encoded by the coding sequence ATGAAAAATATTATGTTAGTTTGTGTAGCGGGTATGAGCACTAGTTTACTTGTTTCAAAAATGCAAAAGGTCGCACAGGAGAAAAATGTAGAAGCACATATTTTCGCAGTTGCCGAAAATGAGGTGGACAAGGTGTTAGCGAGTGAAGAAGTCCATGTTTTGTTGCTAGGTCCACAAGTCCGTTATTTAAAATCTACGTTTGAAACGAAGTATAAAGATTACAATATTCCGATTGATACAATTGCAATGGTTGATTATGGCATGATGAACGGTGATAAAGTATTAGATCACGCATTACAGCTTATCGGATAA
- a CDS encoding DUF871 domain-containing protein yields MRRLGIAVYPQHSTVEELQAYIQLAHSNGFDRIFTCLMSLSNEQELKKLQQVNAFAKSLGFDISADIAPSVFQELGKTYRDISYFKEQFHVSALRLDMGFSGQEEAFMSLDKSNIKVELNISNGTKYVETILSYEANRDNLLGCHNFYPRKYTALSRPHFLATSQLFKAQHIRTAAMISSQNGKFGPWEETLHGLPTLEEHRNLPITVQAKDLWNTGLIDDLIIGNMFASEQELQALGKLNRQKLELQVRPVAAITNIEKTIVFDEPHFNRGDVSEYMIRSTQSRVKFNQEDFPAHTVERLGFGDVTIDNNEDIRYKGELQIVLKEMPNEGTTNIVGTIVEEEKFLVQHIKPWQSFSFVK; encoded by the coding sequence ATGAGAAGGCTTGGAATCGCTGTTTATCCGCAGCATAGCACAGTAGAAGAACTACAAGCTTATATTCAGCTTGCACACAGTAACGGCTTTGATCGAATTTTTACTTGCTTAATGTCATTATCAAATGAACAAGAACTAAAAAAGCTACAGCAAGTCAATGCATTTGCAAAAAGTTTAGGCTTTGATATTTCCGCAGATATTGCGCCATCTGTGTTTCAAGAGTTAGGAAAAACGTACCGCGATATTAGTTATTTTAAAGAACAATTTCATGTGTCGGCATTACGTCTAGATATGGGCTTTAGTGGGCAAGAGGAGGCATTTATGTCTCTTGATAAAAGCAATATAAAAGTAGAATTAAATATAAGTAATGGTACGAAATATGTTGAAACGATATTGTCCTATGAAGCAAATCGAGATAATTTATTAGGCTGTCATAATTTTTATCCAAGAAAATATACAGCCCTTTCTCGTCCGCACTTTTTAGCAACATCGCAACTATTTAAAGCGCAACATATTCGTACAGCTGCGATGATTAGTTCGCAAAATGGAAAATTTGGACCGTGGGAAGAGACGTTGCACGGGCTACCAACATTAGAGGAACACCGCAATTTACCGATTACTGTACAGGCAAAGGATTTGTGGAATACCGGCTTAATCGATGATTTAATAATTGGCAATATGTTTGCCTCAGAGCAGGAGCTGCAGGCACTGGGCAAATTAAATCGTCAAAAACTAGAGCTGCAAGTAAGGCCTGTAGCAGCAATCACTAATATCGAGAAAACAATCGTATTTGATGAACCCCATTTTAATCGTGGAGATGTGTCAGAATACATGATTCGTAGTACACAATCACGCGTGAAGTTTAATCAGGAAGACTTTCCAGCGCATACAGTGGAACGACTAGGTTTCGGCGATGTGACAATCGATAATAATGAAGATATTCGGTATAAAGGGGAGCTGCAAATTGTCCTCAAGGAGATGCCAAATGAAGGGACAACAAACATTGTTGGAACAATTGTAGAGGAAGAGAAATTTTTAGTTCAACATATTAAGCCGTGGCAATCGTTTAGTTTCGTTAAATAA
- a CDS encoding HPr family phosphocarrier protein gives MEKTFKITAPEGLHARPAALLVSAATPFLADITLHFKEKGANLKSIMGVMAQGVPSGGTVVISAQGSDEAEALQAIGDVIATKGIGEEC, from the coding sequence ATGGAAAAAACGTTTAAAATTACTGCACCTGAAGGACTTCATGCGCGCCCTGCTGCATTGCTTGTATCAGCAGCTACACCATTTTTGGCGGATATTACATTACATTTTAAAGAAAAAGGAGCCAACTTAAAGTCGATTATGGGTGTTATGGCACAAGGGGTTCCTTCAGGTGGTACGGTTGTTATTTCTGCACAAGGAAGCGATGAAGCGGAGGCATTACAGGCGATTGGAGATGTGATTGCTACGAAAGGAATTGGAGAGGAATGTTAG
- a CDS encoding glucosamine-6-phosphate deaminase encodes MVNQIEVIEDHGQLYTRALEIIADQLKDGAKVFGLATGGTMLPLYEEICKSDLDFTQCTSFNLDEYVGLAKEHPESYHSYMKEQLFQSKPFKQSFLPDGQSQNSQAEAQRYEELLKEKGQDFQLLGLGENGHIGFNEPGTAFTSETHIVQLQQSTREANARFFNSIDEVPSYAITMGIHSILRAKKILVIALGEKKRVALEALRSGTQTEQIPATSLQKHPNVTVLTDIHID; translated from the coding sequence ATGGTGAATCAGATAGAAGTTATCGAGGATCATGGTCAGCTTTATACACGTGCATTAGAAATTATTGCAGATCAACTAAAAGATGGTGCTAAAGTGTTTGGATTAGCGACTGGCGGCACAATGTTACCTTTGTATGAAGAAATTTGTAAAAGCGATTTAGATTTTACGCAATGTACAAGTTTTAATTTAGATGAATATGTTGGTTTAGCAAAAGAGCATCCTGAAAGCTATCATAGCTATATGAAAGAACAATTATTTCAGAGTAAACCGTTTAAACAATCTTTTTTACCAGATGGGCAATCGCAAAATAGTCAGGCAGAGGCACAGCGTTATGAGGAGTTATTAAAGGAAAAAGGGCAAGATTTCCAGCTGTTAGGTTTAGGTGAAAATGGTCATATAGGCTTTAACGAACCCGGCACGGCTTTTACGAGTGAAACGCATATTGTCCAGCTCCAACAATCAACACGTGAGGCAAATGCACGCTTTTTTAATTCGATTGATGAAGTACCGAGCTACGCGATTACGATGGGAATTCACTCGATTTTACGTGCTAAAAAGATTTTAGTGATTGCGCTTGGAGAGAAAAAACGAGTAGCTCTCGAAGCTTTAAGAAGTGGGACGCAAACAGAACAAATACCTGCAACTAGCTTACAAAAACATCCGAATGTGACGGTTTTAACAGATATTCATATAGACTAG
- the nagA gene encoding N-acetylglucosamine-6-phosphate deacetylase — translation METLLIKNITIVNSDERQELCDLFIENGKITEMGPLLKKVATRTIDCQQQALFLLPGFIDIHIHGANGFDTMDSSQQALEGIAKHLVKEGVTSFLATTMTQSTENIEAALINVKNYEDHFEGAGLLGIHVEGPFLSVKRAGAQPVEFMQSPSISLLERWHELSGGFIKIMTVAPELENGLAFVKKLRNLNIIASMGHTDATMDEVQTAVEAGVTQATHLFNQMRPFHHREPGVVGAALQDDNVFVELIVDFIHSHPKAVNLVYKVKGAKQIILITDAMRAKGLPDGEYDLGGQIAYVTKNEARLEDGALAGSILTMEQAVKNMKAVTGCSLEDIVAMTSYNAAQQLGVTKKGRIAVSYDADFVIIDRELSVHKTIRQGQVVYEKT, via the coding sequence ATGGAAACATTGCTCATTAAGAACATTACGATCGTCAATAGTGATGAAAGACAAGAATTATGCGACCTCTTTATCGAAAATGGAAAAATTACTGAAATGGGTCCACTTTTAAAAAAAGTAGCGACACGGACGATTGATTGTCAGCAACAAGCATTATTTTTACTTCCTGGTTTTATCGATATTCACATTCACGGAGCGAATGGTTTTGATACGATGGATAGTTCACAGCAAGCATTGGAAGGAATAGCGAAACATTTAGTAAAAGAGGGTGTAACAAGTTTTTTAGCAACGACGATGACCCAATCAACGGAAAATATTGAGGCTGCTTTAATCAATGTGAAAAACTATGAAGACCATTTTGAAGGTGCAGGGCTTTTAGGTATTCACGTTGAAGGTCCCTTTTTATCGGTTAAGCGCGCTGGTGCACAGCCAGTCGAGTTTATGCAATCACCCTCCATATCATTACTTGAGCGCTGGCATGAGTTAAGTGGTGGCTTCATAAAAATTATGACCGTTGCGCCAGAATTAGAAAATGGATTGGCGTTTGTAAAGAAGCTGCGCAACCTTAACATTATTGCTTCTATGGGACATACGGATGCAACGATGGATGAAGTGCAAACAGCTGTTGAAGCAGGTGTAACACAAGCAACCCATTTATTTAATCAAATGCGCCCATTCCATCATCGCGAGCCAGGGGTAGTAGGTGCAGCTTTGCAAGATGATAACGTATTCGTTGAGTTAATTGTTGATTTTATTCATAGTCACCCAAAAGCTGTAAACTTAGTTTATAAAGTGAAAGGGGCTAAGCAAATCATTTTAATAACAGATGCGATGAGGGCAAAGGGATTGCCTGATGGTGAATATGATTTAGGTGGTCAAATCGCTTATGTGACGAAAAACGAGGCGCGGTTAGAAGATGGTGCACTCGCAGGGAGTATATTGACGATGGAGCAAGCTGTGAAAAACATGAAAGCGGTTACGGGGTGTAGTTTAGAGGATATTGTTGCGATGACCTCGTACAATGCGGCACAGCAATTGGGTGTTACAAAAAAAGGGCGTATCGCTGTTAGCTATGATGCGGATTTCGTAATAATCGATCGTGAATTAAGCGTGCATAAAACAATTCGCCAAGGACAAGTTGTTTATGAAAAAACCTGA
- a CDS encoding DeoR family transcriptional regulator — MKPTTDRMLNRIKDVYMFILNKGEVTTQDLVEEFNITPRTIQRDLNVLAFNDLVVSPSRGKWTTTKKKVKMTS, encoded by the coding sequence TTGAAACCAACTACTGACAGAATGCTTAATCGTATTAAAGACGTGTATATGTTTATCTTAAATAAAGGTGAAGTGACTACACAGGATTTGGTCGAAGAGTTTAACATCACTCCTCGCACCATTCAAAGGGATTTGAATGTGTTAGCCTTCAATGACTTGGTTGTAAGCCCAAGTCGAGGTAAATGGACAACGACGAAGAAAAAAGTGAAAATGACATCTTAG
- a CDS encoding GntR family transcriptional regulator, which produces MMHTKIDKNARIPIYGQIEEILKQSIYSKFYKVGENIPSERELSVQFDVSRMTVRQAITNLVNSGLLYREKGRGTYVANPKLEQPMTGLRSFSEDMIARGMTPSSKVLRFEKIIPSIDIANDLFLEPGVEVFYIVRIRSADNKPMGIEHAYIPVRLMPDLNEQKISGSLYALIEGKFQQKIGNAVQQIEASLVTKDESKHLKISPTSTVLNIKRISYLSDGFPFEVVESTYRADSYKFISEIKR; this is translated from the coding sequence ATGATGCATACAAAGATAGATAAAAACGCTAGAATCCCAATTTACGGTCAAATAGAAGAAATTTTAAAGCAAAGCATTTATTCAAAGTTTTATAAAGTTGGAGAAAATATTCCTTCTGAACGAGAGCTTTCAGTGCAATTTGATGTAAGCCGAATGACAGTTAGACAAGCCATTACGAACTTAGTAAATAGTGGTCTACTTTATCGCGAAAAAGGGCGAGGAACATATGTAGCGAACCCAAAACTAGAGCAACCAATGACAGGGCTGCGGAGTTTTTCAGAAGATATGATCGCGCGGGGGATGACACCAAGCAGTAAAGTATTGCGATTTGAAAAAATAATTCCGTCGATTGATATAGCGAATGATTTATTTTTAGAGCCGGGAGTCGAGGTGTTTTACATTGTACGTATTCGAAGTGCCGATAATAAACCAATGGGTATCGAGCACGCCTATATACCTGTAAGGCTCATGCCTGATTTAAATGAACAAAAAATATCGGGCTCACTATATGCGCTAATTGAAGGGAAATTCCAACAAAAAATTGGCAATGCCGTACAGCAAATAGAAGCTTCCCTCGTGACAAAAGATGAAAGTAAACATTTAAAAATAAGTCCAACTTCCACTGTGTTAAATATTAAGCGGATTAGTTATTTGAGTGACGGCTTTCCGTTTGAAGTAGTAGAAAGTACGTACCGTGCAGATAGCTATAAATTTATAAGTGAGATTAAAAGATGA
- the ptsP gene encoding phosphoenolpyruvate--protein phosphotransferase, giving the protein MLALKGIPVSNGAAIAKAYCLVEPDLSYSKKTFQNTDAEIMRLNEAINHTKIEIEHIQTAATQKYGEDKGAIFGAHLLVLQDPELFNGVAEKIKSGMNAEQALDETTQFFLQMFEDMDNDYMKERAADIRDVSKRVMAQLLGVELPDYSRINEDVIIVANDLTPSMTTQLDSTYVKGFITNVGGKTSHTAILARAMDIPAIVGAKSATLDIQHGEGLIMDGSTGEIFINPTNEYIAQYKQLEDELKQSKQQLEKYSQLKSVSKDGHVVELAGNIGKPQDVASVLAVGGEGIGLFRTEFLYMDRLDLPSEDEQFTSYKEVLEALNGKPVVVRTLDIGGDKNLPYLKLPEEMNPFLGYRAIRLCLDRQELFRIQLRALLRASVYGNLKIMFPMIATLEEFRMAKVILEEEKEKLLGENIPVSEEIEIGLMIEIPSAAMIADLFAKEADFLSIGTNDLIQYTLAVDRMNENVSYLYQPYHPAILRLVKMIIDAGHAEGKWVGMCGEMAGDSIAVPILLALGLDEFSMSASSILSVRSQLVTLSKEQLVPHIQNLLQLSTAQQVERVVKNILK; this is encoded by the coding sequence ATGTTAGCATTAAAAGGGATTCCTGTGTCAAACGGTGCTGCCATTGCAAAGGCTTATTGTTTAGTAGAGCCTGATTTGTCCTATTCTAAAAAAACATTTCAAAATACTGATGCAGAAATTATGCGATTAAACGAAGCAATCAATCATACAAAAATTGAAATTGAACATATTCAAACGGCTGCTACGCAAAAATATGGGGAAGACAAAGGAGCAATTTTTGGGGCACATCTACTTGTTTTACAAGATCCCGAACTATTTAATGGAGTGGCAGAAAAGATTAAAAGTGGTATGAATGCGGAACAAGCTTTAGATGAAACGACGCAATTTTTCCTTCAAATGTTTGAAGACATGGACAATGATTATATGAAAGAACGTGCCGCGGATATTCGCGATGTTTCAAAGCGAGTAATGGCCCAACTTTTAGGTGTGGAGCTACCAGATTATAGTCGCATTAACGAAGATGTCATTATTGTAGCAAATGATTTAACACCTTCTATGACAACGCAATTGGATTCGACTTATGTAAAGGGATTTATCACAAATGTCGGGGGAAAAACATCGCATACAGCGATTTTGGCAAGAGCAATGGACATCCCAGCGATTGTTGGAGCGAAAAGTGCGACATTGGATATACAGCATGGTGAAGGGTTAATTATGGATGGTTCCACGGGTGAGATTTTTATTAATCCAACGAATGAGTATATTGCACAATATAAACAGTTAGAAGATGAACTCAAGCAATCTAAGCAACAGTTAGAAAAATATAGTCAATTAAAAAGTGTTTCAAAAGATGGGCATGTTGTCGAGCTTGCAGGAAATATTGGGAAGCCGCAAGATGTCGCATCAGTCTTAGCTGTTGGTGGTGAGGGGATAGGTCTTTTTAGAACAGAATTCCTATATATGGACCGACTAGATTTACCAAGTGAGGATGAGCAATTTACATCGTATAAAGAAGTTCTTGAAGCACTAAATGGCAAGCCGGTCGTTGTTCGTACACTTGATATTGGTGGGGATAAAAACTTACCCTATTTAAAATTACCAGAAGAGATGAATCCTTTTTTAGGCTATCGTGCCATTCGTCTTTGTTTGGATCGTCAAGAACTATTCCGTATTCAATTACGAGCATTGCTACGTGCAAGTGTTTATGGCAATTTAAAAATTATGTTTCCGATGATAGCTACATTGGAAGAGTTTCGTATGGCCAAGGTGATTTTAGAAGAGGAAAAAGAGAAGCTGCTAGGGGAGAATATTCCTGTGTCAGAAGAAATTGAAATTGGTTTAATGATTGAAATTCCATCAGCGGCAATGATTGCGGATTTATTTGCAAAAGAAGCCGATTTTTTATCTATTGGTACAAATGATTTAATTCAATACACATTGGCTGTTGATCGCATGAATGAAAATGTATCGTACTTATATCAGCCTTATCATCCTGCCATTTTACGTTTAGTAAAAATGATTATTGATGCGGGGCATGCAGAAGGGAAGTGGGTAGGGATGTGCGGTGAGATGGCAGGAGATTCCATTGCAGTGCCAATATTACTCGCACTAGGTTTAGACGAATTTTCAATGAGCGCGTCATCGATTTTAAGTGTCCGTAGTCAGCTTGTAACTTTAAGTAAAGAGCAGCTCGTTCCGCATATCCAAAATTTACTACAATTGTCCACTGCACAGCAAGTCGAGCGGGTAGTTAAAAATATATTAAAATAA
- the pepV gene encoding dipeptidase PepV yields the protein MDWLKIAESRQEELVKELQQLIQIESILDEQHTSKEMPFGPGPRAALDFMLANGQQQGMKTKDVDHMAGHIEMGEGDELIGVLCHVDVVPAGDPATWTYPPFSGQVEGGKLFGRGAIDDKGPTMAAWLAMKMIQDEGIELTKRVRMIIGTDEESGFRCVDRYFEQEEMPTVGFAPDADFPLINAEKGIAHLVFSLKGEKSGRGQLLTFEAGKRINMVPEQAIVTIKTVQKDTKANFERFIAENRLEGSYIESNEEAIITIKGKSAHAMEPEKGRNAAVYLAKFLQAILVEGQDADFIKFIVQLFDEDHYGSMLQLNFEDAMSGPTTLNPGILKYDENGGFVEVSMRYSVSYPFEQKMTTAQQMLQGQPFTLDVVGNSKPHYVSEEDESVQTLLEVYQKYSGDFSKPLSTGGGTYARVMKKGVAFGMLFPGEPDVAHQADEFVVIENLVKAAAIYAEAIVRLASK from the coding sequence ATGGACTGGCTAAAAATTGCCGAATCAAGACAAGAAGAACTCGTGAAAGAATTACAACAACTCATTCAAATTGAAAGTATATTAGATGAACAGCATACATCTAAGGAAATGCCATTTGGACCTGGTCCGCGTGCAGCACTTGATTTTATGCTTGCTAATGGACAGCAACAAGGCATGAAGACAAAAGATGTCGACCATATGGCTGGGCATATCGAAATGGGCGAGGGTGACGAGTTAATTGGTGTCCTTTGTCACGTAGATGTAGTGCCAGCAGGAGACCCAGCTACTTGGACATATCCACCTTTTTCAGGACAAGTTGAAGGTGGAAAGCTTTTTGGCCGTGGTGCAATTGATGATAAGGGACCAACGATGGCGGCTTGGCTTGCGATGAAAATGATTCAAGATGAAGGCATCGAATTAACGAAACGTGTCCGTATGATTATTGGGACGGATGAAGAAAGCGGCTTCCGTTGTGTGGATCGGTATTTTGAACAAGAAGAGATGCCAACTGTTGGATTTGCACCGGACGCAGATTTTCCGTTAATTAATGCTGAAAAAGGAATTGCACATCTTGTGTTTAGTTTAAAAGGTGAAAAATCAGGACGCGGGCAACTCCTAACATTTGAAGCTGGAAAACGTATTAATATGGTGCCAGAGCAAGCAATTGTAACAATAAAAACGGTACAAAAGGATACAAAAGCGAATTTTGAGCGATTTATAGCAGAAAATCGTTTAGAAGGGTCTTACATTGAGTCGAATGAAGAGGCTATAATAACGATTAAAGGAAAATCTGCACATGCTATGGAGCCAGAAAAAGGACGAAATGCTGCAGTCTATTTAGCAAAATTTTTACAAGCTATTTTAGTCGAAGGACAAGATGCCGATTTCATCAAGTTTATTGTTCAACTTTTTGACGAGGATCATTACGGCTCGATGCTTCAATTAAACTTTGAAGATGCAATGTCGGGACCTACTACATTGAATCCAGGTATTTTGAAATACGATGAAAATGGTGGTTTTGTTGAAGTAAGTATGCGTTATTCTGTCTCCTATCCTTTTGAACAAAAAATGACAACTGCACAACAAATGCTACAAGGGCAACCATTTACATTGGATGTAGTAGGGAATTCGAAGCCACATTATGTAAGTGAAGAAGATGAGTCCGTGCAAACGCTGCTGGAAGTGTACCAAAAGTATAGTGGGGATTTCTCAAAGCCGCTATCAACTGGTGGTGGAACGTATGCCCGTGTTATGAAAAAAGGTGTCGCCTTTGGAATGCTGTTTCCTGGCGAGCCGGACGTGGCGCATCAAGCGGATGAATTTGTTGTCATTGAAAATTTAGTAAAAGCAGCTGCCATTTATGCAGAAGCCATTGTAAGATTAGCAAGTAAATAA
- a CDS encoding PTS sugar transporter subunit IIC, with protein MFKFLEEKFVPVAARIGNQRHLIAIRDGFIAIMPLTIAGSLAVLVNNLPIDFYQNLMNSIFGEGNWTQWGGNIWNATFAMISILLAFTIAYNLAKGYNKDGLSAGVMGLAAYMTFGTFGDGGLTGLTTGTGGIFIAIIVSLLSSEIFCRLSGNSKLIIKMPDGVPPAVSKSFAALFPVIITISIFALVRTVISVGLEIPDIIGSFYSAVQEPFMGLTNTWTAGLIIAFIPAFLWTLGVHGANIIDPFMQTINADAIAANMAAIEAGKTAPYIINKPFFDAFVNMGGSGTTIALIIAIFIFARKNKQYSTVGKLSAGPGLFNINEPLLFGLPIVLNPILFIPFILTPMVNVSIAYFATKMGFVPVATVVAPWTIPPVINGFLVTQHWSGAVLSLLLLIISVLIYLPFIAMANRVAKNNEQKVN; from the coding sequence ATGTTCAAATTTTTAGAAGAAAAATTTGTACCTGTAGCAGCAAGAATTGGGAACCAGCGTCATTTAATTGCAATTCGTGATGGCTTTATCGCGATTATGCCACTGACAATTGCGGGATCACTTGCAGTATTAGTTAATAATTTACCAATCGACTTTTATCAAAACCTGATGAACTCCATTTTCGGTGAAGGAAATTGGACACAGTGGGGCGGAAACATTTGGAATGCTACCTTTGCGATGATTTCTATTTTACTTGCATTTACAATCGCCTATAATTTAGCAAAAGGGTATAATAAAGATGGTCTATCTGCAGGAGTGATGGGACTCGCAGCATATATGACATTTGGTACATTCGGTGATGGTGGATTAACGGGATTAACAACAGGTACAGGTGGAATATTTATTGCCATTATTGTTTCATTACTTTCTTCTGAAATATTTTGTCGATTATCTGGAAATAGTAAACTAATTATTAAAATGCCAGATGGCGTACCACCAGCAGTATCCAAATCATTTGCGGCATTATTTCCGGTAATTATTACGATTAGTATTTTTGCTCTTGTTCGAACGGTAATTTCAGTTGGATTGGAAATACCTGATATTATTGGTTCGTTTTATTCGGCAGTACAAGAGCCGTTCATGGGCTTAACAAACACTTGGACAGCGGGGCTCATTATCGCATTTATTCCAGCATTTTTATGGACATTAGGTGTACACGGTGCAAATATTATTGATCCGTTCATGCAAACAATTAATGCAGACGCAATTGCTGCAAATATGGCCGCAATTGAAGCTGGAAAAACAGCACCTTATATTATCAACAAACCATTCTTTGATGCATTTGTTAATATGGGTGGTTCAGGAACAACGATCGCATTAATTATCGCAATATTCATATTTGCTAGAAAAAACAAACAATACAGTACCGTCGGAAAACTTTCAGCAGGACCAGGTTTATTTAACATTAATGAACCGCTACTATTCGGACTTCCAATTGTATTAAATCCAATTTTATTCATTCCGTTTATTTTAACGCCAATGGTCAATGTATCGATTGCATATTTCGCTACGAAAATGGGATTTGTACCTGTTGCAACAGTTGTCGCGCCTTGGACAATTCCTCCTGTTATAAACGGCTTTTTAGTAACACAACATTGGAGTGGTGCGGTATTAAGTTTATTACTTCTTATCATTTCGGTATTAATTTATTTACCATTTATCGCAATGGCGAATCGTGTTGCGAAAAATAATGAGCAAAAAGTGAACTAG